The Candidatus Tisiphia endosymbiont of Dascillus cervinus genome contains the following window.
AAAGATGGTTTACAAAGAAATTCTTTTTTGCCAATAATTAAAGAGATTTATCAAAAGTTTGAAGTTATGCATTTGGATAGTGATCATGATTATAGATTAGATAAAATTATACACACGACTAATAGACGTATAATATACCCAATTAATGAAGATAATAAGCTTGAGATACAGAATATTATTAGCAAGTTAAATAGTAATAACCGATTAGTGTCTAAGGATATTCTAGTTTTTGGACGTAAAATATCTTTTAAAATGGCTAGTGAAAAAGTATTAGTAACAGATTTTGAAGAGCTATTTGTAAGAGAATTAGGTTATGTTGATTATGTAAATATTTGCCAAAAATTTTCTATCATAATAGTAGAAAATATTCATATAATAAGTTCTGATAACACAGACTTAGCGGTTAGGTTTATTAATTTTGTTGATAATGCTTATTTTTATAAGGTTGTATTATTCATGACATTGCAAGATGAACCTATAAAAATATATCAGAATGGTTTTCGCAAAGGTGAATTTAACAGAACTATTTCAAGGTTATATGAGATGAATAGTGATAGCTATGTCAATTAAAAAGGGTAAATTTATTACGTTTGAGGGTGGGGAAGGGTGCGGTAAATCCACCCAAAGTAATATGTTATACCAGTATTTACTATCACAAAATATTTCAGCAGATTTAACACGTGAAGTAGGGGGGACTATTTCTGCGGAGAAGATGCGTGACATTTTAGTTAATCAAGATTTGCTACCTATGTCAGAATTGCTGCAAATCATGGCAGCACGTTATGAACATGTTCATAAAAGGATTATTCCTAAACTAGATTGTGGGATATCAGTTATTTGTGATAGGTTTGTAGATTCTACTGCTTGTTATCAAGGGCAAGATATAGGGATTGATTTAGTTTATGATCTTCATAAGTCTTTAATATCTGATGTGATGCCTGATATTACATTTTTTATTGATATAGATCCAAATATTGCCTTACCAAGGGCATTAGTACGAGGGAATAATAACAAATTTGAAAGCAAAAATATTGAATTTCATCAAAAAGTCTATGACGGATTTCAATATATATCAGCTAAATTTCCAAATAGAATAGTAAAAATAAATGCCTCAACTCTTAGTGTACAAGAAATTCATGATATAATAGTTGCGATGCTCGTTACAAAGGTTTGGTGAATAAGATGGAAGATAAAATAGAGAAAATATGTGTTATTGGTTCTGGAGTAATGGGGCTAGCAATAGCTTCCTTGATAGCTAATTCCTCTCACCAAGTTTGTTTTACTAGATGTAGTAAGCAACGACCCTAATGACAGGAATGCAATCCTTACAAAGGCTCTAGAAAATATAGAGAAACAACAACCAGCTCCTTTATCGCATCCAAGTAAATTAGCGTTTATTACCATTGGTAATTTAGAAGATGATCTAAAGCTGATTACAGAATGTGATTTGATCATTGAAGTTATTATTGAAAAAATTGCAATAAAACATCTTCTATATGAGAAGATTCTACCCTACCTAAAAGAAGATGCTATTTTAGCTTCTAATACTTCAACCTTACCTTTAAGGAAATTAAAAGAGCAAATGCCTGATTCTATAAAATCTACCATCAGGTCTAGATTTGTCATTAGTCATTTTTTTAATCCTCCAAGATATATGGAATTACTTGAACTTGTCGTGGATTCAGAGGTTAGCTCAGGGGTTATAGAGAGGATATCAGATTTTCTAACACGAGATTTAGGGAAAGCTATTATTAAATGTCACGATACTCCAGGTTTTATAGCAAATCGAGTTGGTTGTTATCTACTTGAGCTGGTTGTTTGTAGTAGCATAGATGAAAATTTAAGTCCAGTAATTATCGATAAAATTTTTACTGATTTATTTAAATTACCAAGTACAGGAATCTTTGGCTTATATGATTTGATAGGTCACGACGTAATGAGATTAATTTCTACATCACTAGTTAATTCCCTACCGAATAATGATGATTATCACCAAGTTTACTTAGCATCTTCTATCCTTGATAAGATGATAGAGAATAACTTGATTGGTCGTAAAGCTTTAGGAGGTTTTTACCGTATATCAAAGATAAATGGCATAAAAACTAAAGAAGTCATAGATTTTACAACTTTAACTTATGCGGCATTTGAAGAGCCAAAGATTGAGTATAGTTCTATTGATCAGTTGTTAAATAGCAACTCTAGCTATGGTAAATTTTTTCATGAGATACTAGTGAAGTTTTACTTATATATAACATCTTTAATTCCATCGGTTACTGATAATATTTACGATATAGATACAGCTATGAGGCTTGGTTATAGTTGGAAAATTGGTCCTTTTGAGTTGTTAATTAATCACATAGGAGGAGGATTTGAGTGGCTTAAAAAACAAGCAATGCTAATGAATTTAACATTACCGGAATATATCGCTAATAGTTCCTATGAAACTATTGAACTGAGTCAATTTCATTTGACTAGAGTCAGATTAGAAGAAAGTAAGATTTTATTGAAGAATGATTCGGCTCAACTAGTTCTGTATAAAAATAGGTTAGTTTTTACTATTAACACTAAAATGAATTGCCTCAATGAAAATGTTTTTAAACTTTTGTTAGAATCTGTTGATATTGCAGAAAATGAGAAGCAAACACTATATATTATGCCATTAACCAATAATTTTTCAGCTGGTGCTGACTTAAAATTCATTGCTTCCTGTATAAAAAATCAAGATTTTGCTAAATTAGAAGATTTCTTAAAACTTGGTCAGAAAACCATGATAAGGTTAAAATACTCGCATATTAATATTGTTAGCTGTGCTTTAGGTGCTGCGTTAGGTGGGGGTTGTGAAATATTGTTACATTCTGATTTTATTGTAGCTAATCAGGAATTAAATGCTGGTCTTGTTGAGGTATCGGTTGGCTTAGTTCCAAGTTGGGGAGGCATTAAGGAAATGTTTTATCGTGCAAGTAGCGATAAAAGTAAGTTGGTAAAAAATTTAAGAAATATCCTATTACCAAATAAATCAAGTTCTGCTGATTATTTTATAGCTGATTATGATATTACTAACGTGCAAGTAAATATGAATAAACATTTAATACTGCAAGAGGCTTTTGCCTTGGATTTGCCAAAAAAAATAAAGAAAGTAAGCAAGCAAGTTATTTTATCTAAAGTTACTTTAGCTGAAGAATTTGCAGAAACCAATTTTTCAAAGCAGAAGAGTATAGCTGAGTATGATAATTTTCAAGGATGGCTATTGTCAAAGTTTCAAGATATCATTTCCATGCAACAAATTGATGAGCAAAAATTATTGCAATTTGAACGAGAGATGTTTTTAGAACTTGCCAAAAACCCTAGAAAGATTTTTGGTTTTTAGAACAAAGTTTACTATACAATACTATATCTTCCAATGAATTCCAAAAATTATCTCTGCTAGAAGGTGCATAGTACCCTACATTTTTCTATAATCGTCATAGCAAGGCTCTTTAGATGCCGTGGCGATCCAGGTAAACAGCGAAGCTGTTTTTTTAGAGTAACGCTTCGCGTATCCTGTATTGCCGTGTCGCCGCTTTCAGCGGCTTCTCGCAATGACGCTCGGAAGACCCCTTAACAGTAGTGAAATAAAAATGTAGGGTACTATGGTGGCAAACTAGGTTCACAGCACCTAGCAAAATTCTCAATAAACTTAATATAATCACAAATTTTTTTATTAAAAACACTTTGCATATTATAATATCTATTGTATTATATAAAAATACACATCTCTAAAATTAAAGAGAATTCCTATGTACCCATAAAATTAGACCAAGAGAATGTTATATCCAAGAATAGTAGGATAAAATAACAATAATAAAAAAGATAAAAATTTTATTACAGCAAAGAGAAAGTATAAAGACATTAGAGGTAAAAGTGGCATTACTAAGTAATAAACAATCAAAAAAGTATACTTGAATATGCTCTTCTGCTTTGAAGAATTGGTTCTTGCAAATACTATCGGGTAATTCACGTACTGCTTGCGTTCGTTCACCCCTTGTTTGTTGTCTCCATTCTCCAAAGCATTTGAGTATACCTGATGAATTTCAAGAGTTGGTTAGGCGTACGAGTGGCGAGCGAATGGAGCGTAGTCAAACCGTTGTTTCTACGCGAAGTCCCATCGTGCCACAACGCCAACACTTGAAAGGCGAAGGGTATATACCAATCGAGCATTCGAATGTATAGCTTATCTCGTGGAAGGCAATAAAAGGAGGAATGAAATGATTCAACTATTAGCAATTTCTTCAAGTATTTTAATCATTATTGAAATGCTATTGATAGTAATTTGTATTAAGTGGTTATATAGTATTAGGCTGGCATGTACCAATATTTGGCTTATGAGTCAGGATTTCTCAAATAGTTTCATTACAGCCAAAGAAGAAGTAATTTTGTTACATAAAGAATTAAAAGAGATAACCACTCTAACTAACCCGAGTTGCCAATTAATTTATAAGAGCAGAGCTAGGTTTTATGAACATTTGAAGTTAATTTGTAACATTAAAACACTTAATAAAAACTATATTTTTTAGAAATATGTTTGTATTAAAAATGTTTTAGTATCGAGCCTCACATGAAACCAGCGTTAAATATAGCTTTTGCCAGTATAATTAATTGGCAACTCGGGTTAACTACCAAGAAAGAACAGCATATTTTGCACATGACCATTCATTTAGATGAAGTAGAAATGGGTGTAAAAATGTTACTTGATGAGTTTAGGAGAATTAGCATACCCAAAGAGAATAGTGCATTACAGAAGATACTGGAAAAAACAGTCTTGCACAAATAAGATGAAGGCAATTATACAAAACTTACGCTATGTAAGGTTCTAAATAGCGTAAAGAGGGTGAACGTAACTGCTGTTGCATATAATGATCTAAAAGCCCTAACTTTATTTGATAAACCGTCTTACCTATTTTGTGTGCAGTTCTTTTTAGAAAAGCCCACACTAAAAATGCACAACTAATGTGATTACGCTGGATGCGTTGTTTTCTGCATTGGCATCGTTCTATACCGGTAAGTTGCTTGATTTCTCTATGCATGCTCTCAATTACCCAACGAAAGCCACACTCATCTTGTACGGCTTTAGAAGATTTTTGAGTTTTGTTATTGGTAACAATATAATCAACTCTGTTGGTAGAAACAGTAAGTTTAAACAAATTAACATGCTTATCTTTTGCAAAGCCCTTTATATGAATCTCCACTCCGCTCTTAATTTCCTCATCTGAAAACGTTAACTTGCTAACAGCTTTATAAGGCTTAGAAGAGGAAGTTTTAGTAACGTTTCTATTTGCTTTAATAGGAGCATAATAATATTTACCCAAGGAATCAACATGTTGCATAATTTTATGCGTAGCATACCATGTGTCAAAAAGCACAGTTTGAAAAGGAATCTTTTTGCTATACACAGCATTATTTAACATATTTAATAGGTGTTCTACTTTTGTCGCTCCATCATGTTCGGGCGAAAAAATTCGGTAATCTATTACCCAAAACTTATTAATATCCGGATTATAATATACCAAACTTACTACTCCTATACCAGTAGTAATACCACCTGTAGCCCCACTGTACTGTGATCTAGCAATTTCTATTTTCTTGGTATTTCTTTTATTTAACACCGTATCATCAAATATTGTATATCCGTTAGGCGATAAAATAACATCATCCTTAATATGTTCCCATAACAAAGAAGGTGTATATTTTTCATTTTTTAAAAATCTATTAATAACATCATGGCTACATTTTTTGGCATGTTCAGCATAGTAGGTCAAACTATAATTCTTTTGACTCACTATTAGAAATTGACAGTAATCTGTCCTATTAACTGGTATTGCTTGCAATTTTATCCTCTTGGCATTTGTAAATTATACTCAACATAATGTACCATTTTTTTTCTCATAGCGTAAGTTTTGTATATTAAGATGCAGATTACAGCAAATTATCTATATCAAACTGAATCAGAAACTTTGAAGAGATATCAACAAAGGTTAGAAGATTTAGTACTAATACTTAACAATGAAAAAGAGAGATTACATCATAGCATTGATGGTATAGATAAAGATAGTATAGAAAAACACATTAAATTTTTACAAGATGAAATAGATGAGTTTGATGCAAAATTGGGTGAAGTAATAGGTGGATTAGTAGAACTAGAAGATAAGGTAAAGATATTAGAGACTGTACCTTTATTGATAACTACCCTAATTCAGGATAAGAATTAGTTAATTCTTATCCCGAATTCGCATGTAACTAGTATACTCGAATGATTTGAAGAACGGGAACAACAACAGACACGGGGTGATTGAACGGGGTATACTTTTCTGCTTTGAAGAATTGTTTTTTGAAAATATCAGGAACTCGCGTACTCATGTACTAAATGTACACCTAGTTCGCTTGCCTATTATACTCGATGAAAATCAAGAATTGCGTCGTCATTATCCAAGATCTGCGGTGTGCACATACTGTATGTCACACTGACTGAACAAAAAGGTTAGGTTGGTTGTACAAAGTGTAACTTAAACAATTTTATGATTAAGAAATCAAAAAATTGCTTAGAACGACTATAAGCTTGTTTAATTGATCTTATACCTAACTGTAGTACAGAATAACTCCTACATCCTAGCATTTTCTTCATTTTTATCGGTTGCTCTTGCTCTCCAATTGCTCCTATTTTTATTGCCATTGCATAATAGAGTACCACAGATTTTTTTTGTATTCAATCTAAAATACTCTATTTACTAGCTCTTTCAACCATTCCATCTCTTTTGTCCAGTAGTGTGACTATATGTACGCTCCGCTCGCTCCTCGACTTGGTAATTCCCGCTACTATCATGATTTTGATTCTATCAACTCTTCATTTACGAGCAGTATATATAGGCTTCGCTCCATCGTTCTTGCTATCCAATTCTCCTGAATTGACTATAAATTAGGACTCTACCTTTTCTATAGCAATGGTTGAATCTGGCAGCTTAGTGATTTTTTCAATCTTTAAGCGAGCGGTTTGTAGTTTCTTTTCACAGTGATCTTTTAGTAAGACCCCTCTTTCAAAACTATTAATTGATGAATCTAAACTTTCCTCTCCCGTATCAATTTTTTTTACAATTTCTTTTAGTTCAGCTAAGGCAGCTTCAAAGCTCATATTTTCAATAGATTTTAAGTCTAGCATAATAATTTACCTCTTTCAAATTTACTTATGCTGCGAAGTATGTCCTCAGCCTTGCCTAATTGTGCAGCATAAGTACCCTTAAGTATTTTTATCGTATTTCCAAAATGAATGGCTGCTTCGTCTACTATTAAATTTTTAACCCATGTGTTAAAGGCTGGATACCACAACTGTTGAAAGTTAAGAAATCGTCTATTAGCGAAGCACCGTTAGGCACTGTGGCAATCTTCATGGTAGTCAAGACTCCTTTACAAGATTGCACGTCGCCGCTTGCAGCGATTCCCTCGCAATGACGGTTTAAGTCTTACAACAGCACTTCGCTAATAGACGATTTCTTAACTTTCAACAGTTGTGGGTTGGATACCCAAAATTGCTATGATTTTTTATATACTCTAGAATAGAAAATCAAGAATTGCGTTGTCATTATCCAAGATTTTAGCGGTACTCACGTACTTCATATACTCTGCTCACCTCTTGTTTGTTGTTCCCATTCTCCAAATCATTTGAGTATATATATTAGTTCCTAATATACTTTCTATCTAGCTCGTTATATAGTCTATAAATTGCAATTTCTCGATCTTTAATCTTTTTACTAGCAATTTTTAGTAATCTTTCTGATGACTTTTCAGTTAATTGGATTGATGAATGTAGCTGTTCAGCAAGCTTCTTCAGTGATTCCTGAATTTCCATAAAAGATTTTTGTAATTGAGCTTTAATAGATACAGAAGAATTATCAAGCTCATTAAGCTTTACATACACATGTTCTACCAGTTGATTAATTTTATCTTGCAGTAAATTTAATTGTTGTTTGCGTCCCTCTATTAGGTATTTACTAGTCTCATTTATCTTGGCTTGTATTCTGATTTTGGAAGTAACTTCTAAATTCCAAGCTAGTCCAAGTTTGCTCATTACGTATATTATCCATTTATGGACATCAAAATGATACCACTTAGCACCATTACGATAATCTGATGGGAAGGCATGATGGAAATTATGCCAATTTTCACCTAATAAGAACAAAGCCATCCACCAAATATCTCCTGCAGTACCTTTATAATATTGTTTACTACCAACGAAATGACATA
Protein-coding sequences here:
- the zapE gene encoding cell division protein ZapE, coding for MPELKFDEKQLLLLSRIKEFAKQIEDKSFFRFFNSSLLAKKAIYLYGNVGNGKTVLMQHFFQILQIKKLMVHYQNFMQSVHKDIYQLQDKSQSKNNIIKRIAANYAKQAEVICIDEFEIKDITDAMIIGPLLLELIRHKVFIFITSNIEPKDLYKDGLQRNSFLPIIKEIYQKFEVMHLDSDHDYRLDKIIHTTNRRIIYPINEDNKLEIQNIISKLNSNNRLVSKDILVFGRKISFKMASEKVLVTDFEELFVRELGYVDYVNICQKFSIIIVENIHIISSDNTDLAVRFINFVDNAYFYKVVLFMTLQDEPIKIYQNGFRKGEFNRTISRLYEMNSDSYVN
- the tmk gene encoding dTMP kinase, translated to MSIKKGKFITFEGGEGCGKSTQSNMLYQYLLSQNISADLTREVGGTISAEKMRDILVNQDLLPMSELLQIMAARYEHVHKRIIPKLDCGISVICDRFVDSTACYQGQDIGIDLVYDLHKSLISDVMPDITFFIDIDPNIALPRALVRGNNNKFESKNIEFHQKVYDGFQYISAKFPNRIVKINASTLSVQEIHDIIVAMLVTKVW
- a CDS encoding 3-hydroxyacyl-CoA dehydrogenase NAD-binding domain-containing protein, which produces MEDKIEKICVIGSGVMGLAIASLIANSSHQVCFTRCSKQRP
- a CDS encoding 3-hydroxyacyl-CoA dehydrogenase/enoyl-CoA hydratase family protein, whose protein sequence is MEKQQPAPLSHPSKLAFITIGNLEDDLKLITECDLIIEVIIEKIAIKHLLYEKILPYLKEDAILASNTSTLPLRKLKEQMPDSIKSTIRSRFVISHFFNPPRYMELLELVVDSEVSSGVIERISDFLTRDLGKAIIKCHDTPGFIANRVGCYLLELVVCSSIDENLSPVIIDKIFTDLFKLPSTGIFGLYDLIGHDVMRLISTSLVNSLPNNDDYHQVYLASSILDKMIENNLIGRKALGGFYRISKINGIKTKEVIDFTTLTYAAFEEPKIEYSSIDQLLNSNSSYGKFFHEILVKFYLYITSLIPSVTDNIYDIDTAMRLGYSWKIGPFELLINHIGGGFEWLKKQAMLMNLTLPEYIANSSYETIELSQFHLTRVRLEESKILLKNDSAQLVLYKNRLVFTINTKMNCLNENVFKLLLESVDIAENEKQTLYIMPLTNNFSAGADLKFIASCIKNQDFAKLEDFLKLGQKTMIRLKYSHINIVSCALGAALGGGCEILLHSDFIVANQELNAGLVEVSVGLVPSWGGIKEMFYRASSDKSKLVKNLRNILLPNKSSSADYFIADYDITNVQVNMNKHLILQEAFALDLPKKIKKVSKQVILSKVTLAEEFAETNFSKQKSIAEYDNFQGWLLSKFQDIISMQQIDEQKLLQFEREMFLELAKNPRKIFGF
- a CDS encoding transposase, whose protein sequence is MSQKNYSLTYYAEHAKKCSHDVINRFLKNEKYTPSLLWEHIKDDVILSPNGYTIFDDTVLNKRNTKKIEIARSQYSGATGGITTGIGVVSLVYYNPDINKFWVIDYRIFSPEHDGATKVEHLLNMLNNAVYSKKIPFQTVLFDTWYATHKIMQHVDSLGKYYYAPIKANRNVTKTSSSKPYKAVSKLTFSDEEIKSGVEIHIKGFAKDKHVNLFKLTVSTNRVDYIVTNNKTQKSSKAVQDECGFRWVIESMHREIKQLTGIERCQCRKQRIQRNHISCAFLVWAFLKRTAHKIGKTVYQIKLGLLDHYMQQQLRSPSLRYLEPYIA
- a CDS encoding exodeoxyribonuclease VII small subunit, which gives rise to MLDLKSIENMSFEAALAELKEIVKKIDTGEESLDSSINSFERGVLLKDHCEKKLQTARLKIEKITKLPDSTIAIEKVES